In Veillonellales bacterium, a genomic segment contains:
- the thiM gene encoding hydroxyethylthiazole kinase gives MIKQLWEIREEVRNRCPLIVNLTNNVVTNFTANVLLAAGASPIMSEGAAEAESLAGSCDALILNIGTLHTRQISYFLKAGEYANKFKKPIVFDPVGVGATPYRNMAAAQIINDIKLSLIRGNYGEIGFLAGTADQVKGVDSASSEANVESLKQLAVQTGALVAATGPLDYVTDGERVFSNGTGDPLLQLVTGTGCALSSLTGAFLAVAEDKQLGVLAALAFYGAAAEKAADKAKGPGSFAVKFMDALYNLTYKEFRKLAAAKTAAPGLAPENGPAEEAGTIVGGEGDFNERK, from the coding sequence ATGATTAAGCAATTATGGGAAATCCGGGAAGAGGTTAGAAATCGCTGCCCCCTTATTGTAAATCTTACTAATAACGTAGTCACAAATTTTACGGCCAATGTTCTGCTGGCGGCGGGAGCGTCGCCGATTATGTCCGAAGGAGCGGCGGAAGCGGAATCGCTGGCCGGAAGCTGCGATGCCCTGATTTTAAATATCGGCACGCTTCATACCCGCCAGATTTCTTATTTTTTGAAGGCCGGTGAATATGCCAATAAATTTAAAAAGCCGATTGTTTTTGATCCGGTGGGAGTCGGCGCGACTCCTTACCGGAATATGGCCGCCGCGCAGATTATCAATGATATCAAGCTGAGTCTGATTCGCGGGAATTATGGGGAAATCGGCTTTTTGGCCGGTACCGCCGACCAGGTAAAAGGGGTTGACAGCGCCAGTTCAGAGGCCAATGTGGAAAGTCTGAAGCAGCTGGCAGTCCAAACCGGGGCACTGGTTGCCGCTACCGGGCCGTTGGACTATGTCACCGACGGGGAGCGGGTATTTTCCAATGGCACAGGAGATCCCCTGCTGCAATTGGTTACCGGCACAGGCTGCGCGCTCAGTTCTCTGACCGGGGCTTTTCTGGCGGTGGCGGAAGATAAGCAGCTGGGGGTTTTGGCAGCCCTGGCTTTTTATGGGGCGGCGGCAGAGAAGGCGGCTGATAAAGCAAAAGGTCCGGGCAGTTTTGCCGTTAAATTTATGGATGCGTTGTATAATTTGACATATAAAGAGTTTCGCAAACTGGCTGCGGCGAAAACGGCAGCCCCGGGATTGGCGCCGGAGAATGGACCGGCGGAGGAAGCGGGAACGATTGTCGGCGGCGAAGGGGATTTTAACGAAAGGAAGTGA
- the ppdK gene encoding pyruvate, phosphate dikinase, with translation MPKFVYLFEEGNASMRSLLGGKGANLAEMTNIHLPVPPGMTITTDACKEYYTAGKKLPAGLTDEVKNKLRHLEQATGKKFGDTANPLLVSVRSGAVFSMPGMMDTILNLGLNEQTVTGLAKNTDNPRFAYDAYRRFIQMFSDVVLEIPKHDFESILSRQKSRQGVTYDQELSATSLRDIIVAYKDLVEQKTGRPFPEDPTEQLFMAVEAVFRSWNNDRAIIYRNLNKIDHDLGTAVNIQSMVFGNMGSDCGTGVAFTRNPSTGENILYGEYLTNAQGEDVVAGIRTPQPIAKLKDEMPAIYQQFAQTAGILEKHYRNLQDIEFTIEKGKLYMLQTRNGKRTAQAAVKVAHDMVDEGLISKTEALLMVEPDQLVQLLHRQIDSSAALNIVAQGLPASPGAASGTVVFDADDAEALGKAGKKVLLVRTETTPDDIHGIITAQGVLTSRGGMTSHAAVVARGMGKPCVCGCEALKIDYAKKEIAISDLTVREGDLLSIDGATGRVILGEVPMKDPELSKEYLDLLAWADEAKHLDVRANADTPEDALRARQFGATGIGLTRTEHMFMQQDRLPYVQQMILAENPEDRKAALSHLLPMQEGDFYGILKAMESFPVCIRLLDPPLHEFLPSQEELLVETTKLRTLGKNPKLLAEKEALLKKVKQLHEFNPMLGHRGCRLGITFPEVYEMQMRAIFNAAARLTKEGFHILPEIEIPLTISKDEMSFFKEKIDRIGREVMQQYGVSFHYSIGTMIELPRAALLADELAEVAEFFSFGTNDLTQTCLGFSRDDAEGKFLPYYLDKKILKDNPFAVLDRKGVGKLMQIAVAGGRKTRPNMMIGICGEHGGEPSSVEFCHQIGLDFVSCSPYRVPIARLAAAQAAVSQDEARGTK, from the coding sequence GTGCCAAAATTTGTCTATTTATTTGAGGAAGGCAACGCTAGCATGCGTTCCCTATTGGGAGGAAAAGGAGCCAATTTGGCGGAAATGACCAATATTCATCTGCCGGTGCCGCCGGGAATGACAATTACCACCGACGCCTGCAAAGAATACTATACCGCAGGCAAAAAACTACCGGCTGGTCTGACGGACGAAGTCAAAAACAAGTTAAGGCATCTGGAACAAGCCACCGGCAAAAAATTCGGCGACACTGCCAATCCGCTGCTGGTATCGGTTCGCTCCGGCGCCGTATTTTCTATGCCCGGCATGATGGATACGATTTTAAATCTGGGACTGAATGAACAAACTGTCACCGGACTGGCAAAAAACACAGATAACCCGCGCTTCGCTTATGATGCCTACCGCCGTTTCATACAAATGTTTTCCGATGTCGTGCTGGAAATTCCCAAACACGACTTTGAATCTATCCTGAGTCGGCAGAAAAGCCGTCAGGGCGTAACGTATGATCAGGAACTTTCCGCTACATCCCTCCGGGATATTATCGTTGCCTATAAGGATTTAGTAGAACAAAAAACCGGCCGGCCCTTTCCCGAGGACCCAACCGAACAACTGTTTATGGCTGTGGAGGCCGTATTCCGTTCCTGGAACAATGATCGGGCCATCATTTACCGCAACCTGAATAAAATCGATCACGATCTGGGAACCGCCGTTAACATCCAGTCCATGGTATTCGGCAATATGGGCAGCGATTGCGGTACCGGCGTAGCCTTCACCCGCAATCCCTCTACCGGGGAAAATATTCTGTATGGCGAATATCTGACCAACGCTCAGGGCGAGGATGTCGTAGCCGGTATCCGGACTCCTCAGCCAATCGCCAAACTAAAAGACGAAATGCCGGCTATTTATCAGCAGTTCGCCCAAACCGCCGGTATTTTGGAAAAACATTACCGCAACCTGCAGGATATCGAATTCACCATTGAAAAAGGCAAGCTGTACATGCTGCAAACCCGAAATGGCAAACGTACCGCCCAGGCCGCCGTAAAAGTGGCGCATGACATGGTGGACGAAGGACTGATCAGTAAAACAGAAGCCTTGTTAATGGTAGAACCGGATCAGCTGGTTCAGTTGCTCCACCGCCAAATCGACAGTTCGGCAGCCCTCAACATTGTAGCTCAGGGCTTACCCGCTTCCCCCGGCGCCGCTTCGGGAACCGTTGTCTTTGACGCGGACGACGCGGAAGCGTTGGGCAAGGCCGGAAAAAAAGTCCTGCTGGTACGAACGGAAACCACTCCCGATGATATTCACGGCATTATTACCGCCCAGGGCGTACTGACCAGCCGGGGCGGAATGACCAGCCATGCGGCCGTCGTCGCCCGGGGCATGGGAAAGCCCTGCGTCTGCGGCTGTGAAGCTCTGAAAATTGATTATGCGAAAAAAGAAATCGCCATCAGTGATCTCACGGTCCGGGAAGGAGATCTACTGTCCATTGACGGCGCTACCGGACGGGTTATTTTAGGCGAAGTACCCATGAAAGACCCGGAATTGTCCAAAGAATATCTGGACTTATTAGCCTGGGCCGATGAAGCCAAACACCTGGATGTCCGCGCCAATGCCGATACGCCGGAAGATGCGTTGCGGGCCCGCCAATTCGGCGCTACCGGCATCGGTCTTACCCGCACGGAGCATATGTTTATGCAGCAGGATCGCCTGCCATATGTACAGCAGATGATTTTGGCGGAAAACCCGGAAGACAGAAAGGCAGCCTTATCCCACCTTCTGCCGATGCAGGAAGGTGATTTCTATGGTATTTTAAAAGCCATGGAAAGCTTCCCGGTATGCATCCGCCTGCTGGATCCGCCGCTGCATGAATTTTTGCCCAGCCAGGAAGAACTGCTGGTGGAAACCACCAAACTGCGCACCCTGGGTAAAAATCCAAAACTGCTGGCGGAAAAAGAAGCATTACTGAAAAAAGTAAAACAGCTCCATGAATTCAATCCGATGCTGGGACACCGCGGCTGCCGTCTGGGCATCACCTTTCCGGAAGTCTATGAAATGCAGATGCGGGCCATCTTTAACGCCGCTGCCCGCCTGACAAAAGAAGGCTTTCACATACTGCCGGAAATTGAAATTCCTCTGACGATCAGCAAGGACGAGATGTCCTTCTTTAAAGAAAAAATCGACCGTATCGGCCGGGAAGTCATGCAGCAATACGGCGTCAGCTTCCATTACAGCATTGGCACCATGATTGAACTGCCGCGGGCCGCCCTGCTGGCCGATGAGCTGGCTGAAGTTGCCGAATTTTTCAGTTTCGGCACCAACGACCTGACTCAAACCTGTCTGGGCTTCAGCCGCGACGACGCCGAAGGCAAATTCCTGCCTTATTACCTGGATAAGAAAATTTTAAAAGATAATCCCTTTGCCGTACTGGATCGCAAAGGTGTCGGTAAATTGATGCAAATCGCCGTGGCCGGCGGCCGAAAAACCCGCCCCAACATGATGATCGGCATCTGCGGCGAACACGGCGGCGAACCAAGTTCGGTGGAATTCTGCCATCAAATTGGTCTGGATTTCGTCAGCTGTTCGCCCTACCGGGTTCCCATTGCCCGGCTGGCAGCCGCCCAGGCCGCCGTCAGTCAGGACGAAGCCCGCGGTACAAAATAA
- the ilvD gene encoding dihydroxy-acid dehydratase, with protein MRSDIVKKGSTRTAHRSLFYAMGYTPEDLEKPLIGVVNAFNEIIPGHIHLREIAEAVKLGVAAGGGTPIEFPSIGICDGIAMGHEGMKYPLASRELIADSIEAMTIAHGFDGLVLIPNCDKIVPGMLMAAARLNIPCVVVSGGPMLAGRYQGKDVSVSTMFEAAGLFESGKINAAELDAMEKSACPGCGSCAGLFTANTMNCLTEALGMGLPGNGTIPAAYFGARRMLAKRAGGLVVELVKKDIKPRDIMTMKAFENAVAVDMATGGSTNTVLHLPAIAYEAGLDLSLTKFDEISGKAAYITKMSPGGSHHLQDLNEAGGIAAVMKELTKLGIIHTDALTVSGTVEDRIKDAAITRPDVIRSVETPYRNKGGIAILTGNLAPYGSVIKESAVAEDMLVYEGKAKVFDSEEAAIDAITAKKIHNGDVVVIRYEGPKGGPGMREMLNPTAVITGMGLKVGLLTDGRFSGASRGACVGHISPEAMEGGPIGLIKEGDSILIDIPGRKLELKVSDEELAKRKAAWSQPKPKVTSGYLARYAKLVTSANTGAVLK; from the coding sequence ATGCGTAGTGACATTGTTAAAAAAGGCTCCACCAGAACTGCCCACCGCTCGTTGTTTTACGCGATGGGGTATACGCCGGAAGATCTGGAAAAGCCGCTCATTGGAGTCGTTAACGCCTTCAACGAGATCATTCCCGGCCATATCCATCTGCGGGAAATCGCCGAGGCGGTAAAACTGGGAGTTGCCGCCGGCGGCGGTACGCCGATCGAATTCCCGTCTATCGGCATTTGCGACGGAATCGCCATGGGCCACGAAGGCATGAAATACCCCCTGGCTAGCCGGGAGCTCATCGCCGACTCGATTGAAGCCATGACGATTGCCCACGGATTCGACGGTCTGGTCCTCATTCCCAACTGTGATAAAATCGTCCCCGGAATGTTAATGGCGGCTGCCCGTCTGAATATTCCCTGCGTCGTCGTCAGCGGCGGACCAATGCTGGCCGGCCGTTACCAGGGAAAAGACGTCAGCGTCAGCACCATGTTTGAAGCAGCCGGCCTGTTTGAATCCGGCAAAATCAACGCTGCCGAACTGGATGCCATGGAAAAATCCGCCTGTCCCGGCTGCGGTTCCTGTGCCGGACTATTCACCGCCAACACGATGAACTGTCTGACAGAAGCCCTGGGCATGGGTCTTCCCGGCAACGGCACAATCCCGGCGGCATATTTTGGCGCCCGCCGGATGCTGGCGAAACGGGCCGGCGGACTAGTTGTCGAACTGGTAAAAAAGGACATCAAACCACGGGATATCATGACGATGAAAGCGTTCGAAAATGCCGTCGCCGTAGACATGGCTACCGGCGGTTCCACTAATACAGTGCTGCATCTGCCAGCCATCGCCTATGAGGCGGGACTGGATCTGTCCTTGACAAAATTCGACGAGATCAGCGGCAAAGCAGCTTATATTACCAAAATGAGCCCCGGTGGTTCTCACCACCTGCAGGATTTAAACGAAGCCGGCGGCATTGCTGCGGTAATGAAAGAATTGACGAAACTGGGCATTATTCACACCGACGCGCTGACCGTCAGCGGTACGGTGGAAGATCGGATCAAAGATGCGGCCATTACCCGCCCGGACGTAATCCGGAGCGTGGAAACACCTTACCGGAATAAAGGCGGCATCGCCATTTTGACCGGCAACCTCGCCCCTTACGGCTCGGTCATCAAAGAAAGCGCTGTGGCGGAAGACATGCTGGTCTATGAAGGCAAAGCCAAAGTATTCGATTCGGAGGAAGCGGCGATCGACGCCATTACCGCTAAAAAAATTCATAACGGCGACGTTGTTGTCATTCGCTACGAGGGACCGAAAGGCGGACCGGGAATGCGGGAGATGCTGAATCCTACCGCCGTGATTACCGGGATGGGTCTGAAAGTCGGTCTATTAACCGACGGACGGTTCAGCGGTGCCAGCCGCGGCGCCTGTGTCGGGCATATTTCACCAGAAGCCATGGAAGGCGGGCCGATTGGCTTAATTAAAGAAGGAGACAGTATTTTAATTGATATTCCCGGCAGAAAGCTGGAATTAAAGGTGAGCGATGAAGAATTGGCGAAACGGAAAGCTGCCTGGTCCCAGCCAAAGCCAAAAGTCACCAGCGGCTATCTGGCTCGCTATGCTAAGCTAGTCACATCGGCCAATACCGGTGCCGTATTGAAATAG
- a CDS encoding CYTH and CHAD domain-containing protein — protein sequence MDRRRKRERLSAAKGILTKGSEPMADYTETELKLQVTAPGIWDELLVSPLLAADDAEPAVTRSLEARYYDTANQALQQSRLTYRVRREGDRWVATVKGDGKSAGGLHCRQEWNVAVEDDAPDIEPFMATPVGFRLRQAVGGAELLPLFITRFQRRIFNISTADGNRIEAAADRGEIVAGETDRREPILEVELELKQGQPVVLLQLGAELSRRFPLLPEPRSKYYRGLVLAGLTRREDGKSHPPVRLADSDPLGSCLERIMPEWVQQVLAVQTEFLRRPKEPEALHELQTALRRLCSLLAFIQPLLPPKEYIRHKAALQQWDRELEPLRKIEELWTEWRSICRQTGNELEQVLALEHHRQAERLAASLAAGRTTPLLLELWGWLLKLPWKNSLPSEVSLDTFVRQRLPQWLE from the coding sequence ATGGACCGGCGGAGGAAGCGGGAACGATTGTCGGCGGCGAAGGGGATTTTAACGAAAGGAAGTGAACCGATGGCCGATTATACCGAAACAGAATTGAAACTGCAGGTAACGGCTCCCGGAATCTGGGACGAGCTGCTGGTATCACCGCTGCTGGCTGCTGATGATGCTGAGCCGGCCGTCACCCGGAGTTTGGAAGCCAGGTATTATGATACAGCCAATCAGGCACTGCAGCAATCACGGCTGACTTACCGCGTCCGACGGGAAGGGGACCGCTGGGTGGCTACTGTTAAAGGGGATGGAAAGTCTGCCGGGGGGCTTCATTGCCGGCAGGAATGGAATGTGGCTGTTGAGGATGATGCGCCGGATATTGAGCCCTTTATGGCTACTCCCGTCGGTTTCCGGCTGCGGCAGGCCGTAGGCGGGGCAGAACTGCTGCCGCTGTTTATTACCCGGTTCCAGCGGCGAATTTTTAACATTTCCACTGCTGACGGCAACCGGATCGAGGCGGCTGCCGATCGGGGCGAGATTGTGGCTGGTGAGACAGACCGGCGGGAACCGATATTGGAAGTGGAGCTGGAATTGAAACAGGGCCAGCCGGTCGTCTTGCTGCAGCTGGGGGCGGAGCTATCCCGCCGATTTCCCCTGCTGCCGGAGCCGAGGAGCAAATACTACCGGGGATTGGTGCTAGCCGGTTTAACCAGGCGGGAGGACGGGAAAAGTCATCCGCCGGTTCGCTTGGCAGACAGCGATCCTTTAGGATCCTGTTTGGAACGGATCATGCCGGAATGGGTCCAACAGGTATTGGCGGTTCAGACGGAATTTCTTCGGCGGCCGAAAGAACCAGAAGCCCTGCATGAATTGCAGACGGCGTTACGGCGGCTGTGTTCTTTGTTGGCTTTCATTCAACCGCTGCTGCCGCCGAAGGAGTATATCCGGCATAAGGCGGCGCTGCAGCAGTGGGACCGGGAACTGGAACCCTTGCGAAAAATTGAGGAGCTTTGGACCGAATGGAGGTCAATTTGTCGGCAGACAGGAAATGAATTGGAACAGGTATTGGCGCTGGAACATCATCGCCAGGCCGAACGATTGGCAGCTTCGCTGGCGGCCGGAAGGACAACGCCCCTGCTGTTGGAGCTGTGGGGCTGGCTGCTGAAGTTGCCCTGGAAAAATTCGCTTCCGTCAGAGGTGTCATTGGATACGTTTGTCAGACAACGGCTGCCGCAATGGCTGGAATAA
- a CDS encoding purine/pyrimidine permease, translated as MSILYQLNDRLPASRTLLYSFQWLAFNLVNVSVIPVVVGQALGLDPAGSAQLSQRIMFFASAASILQVLYGHRLPIIEGPAGMWWGIFLTLGYMAPTMGKDIALLRSDLELGMIIAGMVLVLMGMTGLISRALKLFTPPVTGTVLVLLGLQLSGPFLRGMLGITREGDAVSFPAMFVSLLVIAVVILVNLKCHGFFRSIAILIGTAIGWIAAALLGISPSIGWNSRNIAEIPALFAWGTPTFDPAIILICILTGILVLSNSVASILAMERTLDITAEKKDYDRGVTCTGIGDILSGIGATVGLVPYSGSAGLVSLTGVGARLPFLLFSILMMLMGLLPSIGQFLSSIPAPVGYSVLLASFCQMLCFGLQDYARIQLTGRRVFVVGIPLLVGTGILTLPASTFISLPVWLRYIFSNGFLAGMLLCILLEHVLLPEK; from the coding sequence ATGTCTATTTTATACCAGCTGAACGATCGGCTGCCTGCCTCCCGTACGTTGTTATATTCCTTCCAGTGGCTGGCGTTTAACCTAGTCAACGTCTCCGTTATCCCTGTCGTTGTCGGTCAGGCTCTGGGGCTTGATCCGGCAGGCAGCGCCCAATTGTCCCAGCGGATCATGTTTTTTGCCTCAGCCGCCTCGATTCTCCAAGTTCTATACGGCCACCGACTGCCAATTATTGAAGGGCCGGCCGGTATGTGGTGGGGCATCTTTCTGACGCTTGGCTATATGGCTCCCACCATGGGCAAAGATATCGCCCTGCTCCGCAGCGATTTGGAACTGGGCATGATCATCGCCGGAATGGTGCTGGTTCTTATGGGCATGACCGGGTTAATCAGCCGGGCATTGAAACTGTTTACCCCTCCGGTTACCGGAACGGTACTGGTATTGCTGGGGCTGCAGCTGTCAGGCCCCTTTCTCCGGGGTATGCTGGGCATCACCCGGGAAGGGGACGCCGTCAGCTTTCCCGCGATGTTCGTATCTCTGCTGGTCATTGCCGTCGTGATCTTGGTGAATTTAAAATGCCACGGCTTTTTTCGCAGCATTGCCATTCTCATCGGCACCGCCATCGGCTGGATCGCCGCTGCTTTACTGGGGATATCCCCCAGTATTGGCTGGAACAGCCGCAATATCGCAGAAATTCCTGCCTTATTCGCCTGGGGTACGCCCACCTTTGATCCGGCGATCATTTTAATCTGCATTTTAACCGGCATACTGGTACTGTCCAATTCGGTAGCCAGTATCCTGGCCATGGAGCGAACCCTGGACATCACAGCTGAAAAAAAAGATTATGACCGGGGCGTAACCTGTACCGGAATTGGCGATATCTTATCAGGAATCGGCGCTACCGTCGGCCTGGTACCCTACTCGGGCAGCGCCGGCCTGGTCAGCCTGACGGGAGTTGGTGCCAGGCTGCCGTTTTTGCTGTTCTCCATCCTAATGATGCTCATGGGCCTGCTGCCATCAATCGGCCAATTTCTCAGTTCCATCCCTGCCCCGGTGGGTTATTCCGTACTATTGGCATCTTTTTGCCAAATGCTGTGCTTCGGGCTCCAGGACTACGCCCGGATTCAATTAACCGGGCGGCGGGTATTTGTCGTCGGTATTCCGCTGTTGGTCGGAACCGGTATTCTGACATTGCCGGCTTCCACCTTTATCAGTCTGCCGGTTTGGCTGCGCTACATCTTCAGCAACGGCTTTCTGGCGGGTATGCTGCTGTGTATTCTGCTGGAACATGTCCTGCTGCCGGAAAAGTAG
- a CDS encoding MFS transporter — protein sequence MSEKNLFKLPKIIWLQLFLLALGYAFYSANRLSFGVGLKSVASQLALTTIQIGTLGTIFTLGQALIDIPAGYLADRFGRKRMLIMGMMGIGTMTMLVTTSHSFIEAAVWRFSFGATEGIWNIVMYSVAGSIFPAARAMLNGLMMTFYSIGAYAGPSYYGWNLETTGSWSGGLLTMGAVTVAFAVILIFGFKARYTDQSKDIKQTHLLEALHTVGSNRIVWLGVLIQILNIIPYWGFASMGPYLFMTYKGFSAAHAGQFFGIIYGVGGLSSVVLGYFADHFGRKPMITFLAILNTLCAVLIFHFIPQNSTFLLYFVGGLMGIGLHAIYVLGYTIAQDGVKPHQIGLATGIVGASSYFLSFFSGPLMGYLTKAYGYLAALDIVVVAFEAILIVIAICMVETQKRSFN from the coding sequence GTGTCGGAAAAAAATTTATTTAAACTGCCTAAAATTATTTGGTTACAATTATTCTTACTTGCGCTAGGCTATGCTTTTTATTCGGCAAATCGCCTATCGTTCGGCGTTGGACTAAAATCAGTTGCAAGTCAGCTTGCACTAACAACAATCCAAATTGGCACATTAGGTACTATTTTCACTTTAGGTCAGGCATTGATTGATATTCCAGCAGGTTATCTAGCGGATCGCTTTGGGCGTAAGCGGATGCTGATTATGGGAATGATGGGAATCGGCACGATGACTATGCTGGTAACTACTTCCCACAGTTTCATCGAAGCAGCCGTCTGGCGGTTTTCGTTTGGGGCAACTGAAGGGATCTGGAACATTGTCATGTATTCGGTTGCAGGATCAATTTTCCCGGCAGCCAGAGCCATGTTAAACGGTTTAATGATGACTTTTTACTCAATAGGAGCCTATGCAGGGCCATCCTATTACGGCTGGAACCTCGAAACAACCGGAAGCTGGAGTGGCGGCCTGCTGACAATGGGTGCTGTCACCGTTGCTTTTGCTGTAATACTAATTTTTGGATTCAAAGCACGTTATACAGACCAATCAAAAGACATCAAACAAACTCATCTGCTGGAAGCGTTACATACGGTTGGCTCTAACCGAATTGTGTGGCTCGGTGTACTGATTCAAATTTTAAACATTATCCCTTATTGGGGTTTCGCATCCATGGGACCTTACTTATTTATGACCTATAAAGGATTCTCCGCAGCTCATGCCGGTCAATTTTTTGGAATTATCTATGGCGTCGGCGGATTAAGCTCTGTTGTTTTAGGTTATTTCGCCGATCATTTTGGCCGTAAACCAATGATTACATTTTTGGCAATTCTGAATACCCTTTGCGCTGTACTCATCTTTCACTTTATCCCGCAAAATTCAACATTTTTATTATACTTCGTAGGCGGGCTGATGGGAATCGGACTTCACGCAATCTATGTGTTAGGATATACAATTGCACAAGACGGCGTCAAACCGCATCAAATTGGTTTAGCAACAGGAATTGTCGGTGCCTCTAGTTATTTTCTATCATTTTTTTCCGGTCCGTTAATGGGATACTTAACCAAAGCATATGGGTATCTGGCAGCGTTAGATATTGTTGTAGTTGCTTTTGAAGCCATTCTCATTGTTATTGCAATTTGCATGGTAGAGACACAAAAAAGAAGTTTTAACTGA
- a CDS encoding bile acid:sodium symporter family protein: MDTIEKIVKFITRFFPVWVILFAVIAFFFPAPFKGYGGWITYLLGLIMLGMGLTMTLNDFKLVFTRPKDVLCGVVFRYCIMPLVAFAVGKLMGLPPMLAAGLILVGCCPSGTASNVMTFISKGDTALSVTVSSINTVLAPILTPYIFLLLAGTLIPIQAEALLVDILKIVILPVALGIVIRAFASDFVDKVIKIIPLISVVSIIAIITIVVALSAAKLATVAVIAFLAVILHNVCGLGIGYGASRAVGMNHKKAKAISFEIGMENSGLAVALAIAHLDPVAAIPGAIFSVWHNFSGSLLAGYWASKETKE, from the coding sequence ATGGATACTATTGAGAAAATAGTTAAATTTATTACGCGGTTTTTCCCGGTATGGGTCATTCTGTTTGCAGTCATTGCTTTTTTCTTTCCCGCTCCGTTTAAAGGCTACGGCGGCTGGATCACCTATCTTCTTGGCTTGATTATGCTGGGAATGGGCCTGACCATGACACTGAATGATTTTAAACTGGTGTTCACCCGGCCCAAAGATGTTCTCTGTGGAGTGGTCTTCCGCTATTGCATTATGCCCCTGGTTGCTTTTGCCGTCGGCAAACTTATGGGACTGCCGCCGATGCTGGCAGCCGGACTAATCCTGGTCGGCTGCTGCCCCAGCGGCACTGCCTCCAATGTAATGACTTTTATTTCCAAGGGCGATACGGCCCTTTCGGTGACCGTTTCCAGTATTAATACTGTATTGGCGCCGATATTGACCCCGTACATTTTTTTGCTGCTGGCCGGTACCCTGATACCGATCCAAGCCGAGGCGCTATTGGTAGATATTCTGAAAATTGTGATCTTGCCGGTGGCCCTGGGCATTGTTATTCGGGCCTTTGCCTCTGACTTTGTCGACAAGGTGATAAAAATTATTCCACTGATTTCGGTGGTATCGATTATTGCCATCATCACTATCGTGGTGGCTTTGAGCGCCGCTAAGCTGGCTACGGTGGCAGTCATCGCCTTCCTCGCTGTTATCCTGCATAATGTCTGCGGCCTGGGGATCGGCTATGGTGCTTCCCGGGCAGTGGGGATGAACCACAAAAAAGCAAAAGCGATTTCCTTTGAAATCGGCATGGAGAATTCCGGTCTGGCGGTGGCGCTGGCCATTGCCCACCTCGACCCCGTTGCCGCTATCCCCGGAGCGATCTTCAGCGTCTGGCACAATTTCTCCGGTTCCCTTTTAGCCGGTTATTGGGCATCAAAGGAAACTAAAGAGTAG
- a CDS encoding pyruvate, water dikinase regulatory protein, translating into MPIVYILSDSIGETGEVVVNAAASQFDSGHIDIRRVPYLISARQVEEALLEAKEAGGIVIYTLVRPNLKSFLEKKAQELNLISVDVMGPIIEALKSVSDLPPKYEPGLIRKMDDEYFSKVEAIEFAVKFDDGKEPRGLLRADIVVAGISRASKTPLCMYLAHKGIKAANIPLVPEVTPPPELFQVPAQRVVGLTIKPALLYEIRQERLRAMGLSPHADYANYERILEELDYADTIMRKIGCPIIDVTNKATEETAARVLEYYREGVDR; encoded by the coding sequence ATGCCCATCGTTTACATTTTGTCCGATTCCATTGGCGAAACCGGTGAAGTGGTTGTAAACGCGGCAGCCAGTCAATTTGATTCCGGCCATATTGATATCCGCCGAGTACCTTATCTGATTTCCGCCCGTCAGGTGGAAGAGGCGCTGCTGGAAGCTAAAGAAGCCGGCGGTATTGTTATCTATACACTGGTGCGGCCAAATTTAAAATCGTTTTTGGAGAAAAAAGCTCAGGAACTGAATCTGATTTCTGTGGACGTAATGGGACCGATCATCGAAGCCTTAAAAAGCGTCAGCGATTTGCCGCCGAAATACGAGCCAGGGCTCATCCGCAAAATGGATGATGAATACTTCAGCAAGGTGGAGGCGATTGAATTTGCCGTCAAATTTGACGACGGCAAAGAACCCCGGGGCCTATTGCGGGCCGATATCGTCGTAGCCGGAATTTCCCGGGCTTCTAAAACCCCTTTGTGCATGTATCTGGCGCATAAGGGAATCAAAGCGGCCAACATACCGCTGGTGCCGGAAGTTACGCCGCCGCCGGAACTATTTCAGGTTCCGGCTCAGCGGGTCGTCGGACTAACTATTAAACCGGCCTTACTCTACGAAATTCGTCAGGAACGCCTGCGGGCCATGGGCTTATCACCTCATGCCGATTACGCCAATTATGAGCGTATTCTGGAAGAACTGGATTACGCCGACACTATTATGCGCAAAATCGGCTGCCCGATTATCGACGTTACCAATAAAGCTACTGAGGAAACAGCCGCCAGAGTGCTGGAATATTACCGTGAAGGAGTCGATCGTTAG